In one window of Flavobacterium ginsengisoli DNA:
- a CDS encoding DUF6155 family protein, whose product MSKRDLKKYLGELTKEQLEEQLIELYEKFAPVKVYYDFVFNPKEDKLLQDAKIKISHEYFPVKKPGAKWRPKAKMRRSVAQKLIKHFMMLGVDSYVVADIMLYNIEIAQTFSSQNFIKQELFYKSILNSFEQATNFIVSNGIFNDFKLRINAIHKETVEQKWKNKYDFEAILEKIDY is encoded by the coding sequence ATGAGCAAAAGAGATTTAAAAAAATATTTAGGCGAATTAACCAAAGAGCAATTAGAAGAACAATTGATAGAATTGTATGAGAAATTTGCTCCTGTAAAAGTGTACTATGATTTTGTTTTTAATCCAAAAGAAGACAAATTACTTCAGGATGCAAAGATCAAAATCTCACACGAATATTTTCCAGTTAAGAAGCCTGGAGCAAAATGGCGTCCGAAAGCCAAGATGCGAAGATCGGTTGCGCAAAAATTGATTAAGCATTTTATGATGCTAGGTGTAGATTCATATGTTGTTGCCGATATTATGCTTTATAATATTGAAATCGCGCAAACGTTTTCTTCTCAAAATTTCATCAAGCAGGAATTGTTTTACAAAAGCATCTTAAATTCTTTTGAGCAAGCAACAAATTTTATTGTTTCAAACGGAATTTTTAACGATTTTAAATTGCGAATTAACGCTATTCATAAAGAAACTGTAGAGCAAAAATGGAAAAATAAGTACGATTTTGAGGCAATTTTGGAAAAAATCGACTACTAA
- a CDS encoding substrate-binding domain-containing protein yields MKTVKIAGVPEHFNLPWHLCIENGEFEEENIDLQWTNVPEGTGKMCQMLRDGETDLAVILTEGILKDISAGNPSKIVQIYVQSPLIWGIHVDAKSDFQTLKDLKNKKVAISRIGSGSQLMAYVNANEQGWEMDDLEFEIVNTIDGAVDALTSKKADYFMWERFMTKPLVDKGVFRRIDDCPTPWPSFIIVGRDEFLKKNAKTVEMILKIINKTTVDFKEIPEIDKKLSKLFNQKAEDIKEWLKLTQWSQKNLTEKSFNKIQNQLFDLGIIDKKSIFVETVKAL; encoded by the coding sequence ATGAAAACTGTCAAAATTGCGGGTGTTCCAGAACACTTCAATTTGCCGTGGCATCTATGCATTGAAAATGGTGAATTTGAAGAAGAGAACATCGACTTACAATGGACAAATGTGCCCGAAGGAACGGGTAAAATGTGCCAAATGCTTCGTGATGGAGAAACAGATCTTGCTGTTATTTTGACCGAAGGAATTTTAAAAGATATTTCGGCTGGAAATCCGAGTAAAATTGTTCAGATTTATGTGCAATCTCCTTTAATTTGGGGAATTCACGTTGATGCAAAATCTGATTTTCAGACCTTAAAAGATCTTAAAAATAAAAAAGTGGCAATTTCGAGAATTGGTTCTGGATCACAATTGATGGCTTATGTAAATGCAAATGAACAAGGCTGGGAAATGGATGATCTTGAGTTTGAAATTGTAAACACTATTGATGGTGCTGTGGATGCTTTAACAAGCAAGAAAGCCGATTATTTTATGTGGGAACGTTTTATGACAAAACCTCTTGTAGATAAAGGAGTTTTTAGAAGAATTGACGACTGCCCTACTCCTTGGCCTTCATTTATAATTGTAGGCCGTGATGAGTTTTTAAAAAAAAACGCCAAAACAGTAGAAATGATTCTCAAAATAATCAACAAAACAACAGTTGATTTTAAAGAGATTCCAGAAATCGACAAGAAATTATCAAAGCTTTTTAATCAAAAAGCAGAAGATATTAAAGAATGGCTAAAATTGACTCAGTGGTCACAAAAAAATTTGACAGAAAAATCTTTTAATAAAATTCAAAATCAATTATTTGATCTGGGAATTATTGATAAAAAAAGTATTTTTGTAGAAACAGTAAAAGCATTGTAA
- a CDS encoding nucleoside phosphorylase, which yields MIQSSELILNPDGSVYHLNLRPEHIAHDIIFVGDQNRVEKITQFFDSIEHSAQKREFKTQTGIYKGKRISVVSTGIGPDNIDIVLNELDALVNIDLKTRQPKEKLTSLNIIRIGTSGSLQEDIPVDSFVMSKFGLGLDNMLRSYLIDDVSITEIEDAFVKHTNWDPKKGKPYVTQCSEKLEKLIESDRIFKGITATAGGFYGPQGRVLRLNIQDEELNNKMDNFSFNETKITNLEMETAAIYGLSALLGHNALSLNAIIANRASGTFSEDPYKAVDELIAYTLNKLAGN from the coding sequence ATGATACAATCTTCAGAATTGATATTAAATCCAGACGGAAGTGTTTACCACTTAAACCTTCGTCCAGAACATATAGCACACGACATTATTTTTGTTGGTGATCAAAACAGAGTTGAAAAAATCACTCAATTTTTCGATTCAATCGAACATTCAGCTCAAAAAAGAGAATTTAAGACTCAAACCGGTATTTACAAGGGAAAAAGAATCTCTGTAGTTTCTACAGGAATTGGACCTGATAATATTGATATTGTATTAAACGAATTAGACGCTTTAGTAAATATTGATTTAAAAACGCGTCAGCCAAAAGAAAAATTAACTTCTTTAAATATTATCAGAATAGGAACGTCAGGTTCTTTGCAGGAAGATATTCCTGTAGACAGTTTCGTGATGTCAAAGTTCGGGTTAGGATTAGACAATATGCTTCGCTCCTATTTAATAGATGATGTTTCTATTACAGAAATTGAAGATGCATTTGTAAAACATACCAATTGGGATCCTAAAAAAGGGAAACCTTATGTTACACAATGTTCTGAAAAATTAGAAAAATTAATCGAATCAGATCGAATTTTCAAAGGCATTACCGCAACAGCCGGTGGATTCTACGGTCCGCAAGGAAGGGTTTTACGTTTAAATATTCAAGACGAAGAATTGAATAATAAAATGGATAATTTTAGTTTTAATGAAACTAAAATCACTAATTTAGAAATGGAAACAGCGGCAATCTATGGTCTTTCTGCGCTATTAGGACACAATGCATTATCGCTTAACGCTATTATTGCAAATCGTGCTAGCGGAACTTTTAGTGAGGATCCGTACAAAGCTGTAGATGAATTGATTGCTTACACATTAAATAAATTGGCAGGAAACTAA
- a CDS encoding DUF4265 domain-containing protein, translated as MEQETHKKILFKYYSDYLDEVVSETMWAEIIDLEKGLFKLDNIPFFGPLIATDDIFYAEYDETEERFMHRKTIQNSGNSIVQIAVLEKGFDKEIIREKLKAINCLSEGLNETFFASRNSQRCRLFFGKKSIE; from the coding sequence ATGGAACAAGAAACTCACAAGAAAATATTATTTAAATACTACAGTGATTATCTAGACGAAGTGGTTTCTGAAACGATGTGGGCAGAAATTATAGATTTAGAAAAAGGACTTTTTAAGTTGGATAATATCCCTTTTTTCGGCCCTTTAATTGCTACTGATGATATTTTTTATGCAGAATATGACGAAACAGAAGAACGTTTCATGCATAGAAAAACGATTCAAAACTCTGGAAATTCGATTGTTCAGATTGCTGTTTTAGAAAAAGGTTTTGATAAAGAAATTATTCGCGAAAAATTAAAAGCAATAAATTGTTTGTCTGAAGGATTAAATGAAACTTTTTTTGCAAGCAGAAATAGCCAAAGATGTAGATTATTCTTTGGTAAGAAATCTATTGAGTGA
- a CDS encoding VOC family protein, which translates to MFLRVARHTNDLEKIENFYVDVLGFERLGGFENHNNYDGIFIGKPGLDWHFEFTQSEVPAKHTFDEDDVMVLYPKTIADYDKLVNKLPKYNIAVIHALNPFWNENGKMIQDPDGYRIVISPLKAVISEIE; encoded by the coding sequence ATGTTTTTACGGGTTGCGCGACATACAAATGATTTAGAGAAAATTGAGAATTTTTATGTAGATGTACTCGGTTTTGAACGATTGGGCGGGTTTGAGAATCATAATAATTATGATGGTATTTTCATAGGAAAACCGGGCTTAGACTGGCATTTTGAGTTTACACAATCTGAAGTACCGGCCAAGCATACTTTTGATGAAGATGATGTAATGGTTTTATACCCTAAAACTATTGCAGATTACGATAAATTAGTAAATAAATTACCAAAGTATAATATTGCAGTTATACATGCACTGAATCCGTTTTGGAATGAAAATGGAAAAATGATTCAGGATCCAGATGGCTATAGAATCGTAATATCACCTTTAAAAGCTGTAATCAGCGAAATTGAATAA
- a CDS encoding DUF3817 domain-containing protein, giving the protein MLKIFKVTAILEGISYLVLFANMLIIKNNNPELYHTLLRPLGMTHGVLFIGYIVLAFLLKKSMNWDFKTFAIILIASLIPFGTFYIEKKYLETKANA; this is encoded by the coding sequence ATGCTCAAGATTTTCAAAGTTACTGCCATTTTAGAGGGAATTTCTTATTTAGTGTTATTTGCTAATATGTTGATTATCAAAAATAATAATCCTGAACTTTATCATACCTTATTACGTCCGTTAGGAATGACACATGGTGTTTTATTTATCGGATACATTGTTTTAGCATTTTTATTAAAAAAATCAATGAATTGGGATTTCAAAACATTTGCAATCATTCTAATCGCTTCTCTTATTCCGTTTGGAACTTTTTATATTGAGAAAAAATATTTAGAAACTAAAGCAAATGCATAA
- a CDS encoding Crp/Fnr family transcriptional regulator, whose amino-acid sequence MFDQFRNKFPLTDEKWNEYIGYFNRIEVPAKTTLLEEGEVSKKLYIIEKGCIRVWFNNNGKDLTTQFFFENESVASIESFMKKLPSPTNIETIEPSVLWWIHKNDLDKILEEIKEIPELRDSLINKLFERTFDYMKYFVSFIKDSPAERYVNLIQQRPQIILRVPQHYIASYLGITTVHLSRLKSKLVNKNN is encoded by the coding sequence ATGTTCGACCAATTCCGAAACAAATTCCCTTTAACTGATGAAAAATGGAACGAATACATCGGTTATTTCAATCGAATTGAAGTTCCTGCAAAAACTACTCTTTTAGAAGAAGGTGAAGTTTCAAAAAAACTTTATATCATCGAAAAAGGCTGTATTCGGGTTTGGTTTAACAATAACGGAAAAGATCTTACTACGCAATTCTTTTTTGAAAATGAGAGCGTTGCTTCTATCGAAAGTTTTATGAAGAAACTTCCAAGTCCGACAAATATAGAAACGATTGAGCCTTCGGTTTTGTGGTGGATTCATAAAAATGATCTGGATAAAATTCTTGAAGAAATCAAAGAAATACCAGAATTGAGAGATAGTCTCATTAATAAGCTTTTTGAGCGTACTTTTGATTATATGAAATATTTTGTTTCATTTATAAAAGATTCCCCTGCAGAGCGTTATGTTAATTTAATTCAGCAAAGACCTCAAATTATATTGCGTGTTCCGCAACACTATATCGCTTCTTATTTAGGAATAACTACTGTACATTTAAGCAGATTAAAAAGTAAATTAGTAAATAAAAATAATTGA
- a CDS encoding mechanosensitive ion channel family protein, whose product MHKLLEKIFNFLYPVFRDWGMSRNVASYTSLFFNIAILIALAYVIYYVAKFILVTLTAVFAQRTKTKFDDYLIQNKTTRYTAYLIPFFFIYKAVPVILDKYEYWESMFGKIVGIYIVLLGLWIVRTVFNSLRDYLKQKPEYSDKPIDSFVQVIMIVLWIFGVAMIISTLFGIKKGELLTILGTLSAIIILIFRDTILGFVSSVQVAINDMVRIGDWITMDKFGADGDVIEINLTTVKVRNFDNTITTIPTYALSSDSFQNWRGMQKSDGRRIKRHILIKSSTIRFLNDEDLHQLRKVQLITSYIDSRQAEIDKYNDLRGIDKTLSLNGRNMTNLGLFRKYIMQYLHDHPGLNKNMHIMCRQLQSTAHGVPLEIYVFSSDKRWANYEYIMADIFDHVMASVQYFDLEIFELPSKIGKLE is encoded by the coding sequence ATGCATAAGCTTTTGGAGAAAATATTTAATTTTTTATATCCTGTTTTCAGAGATTGGGGAATGAGCCGCAATGTTGCGTCTTATACAAGCCTATTCTTTAATATCGCTATTTTAATAGCATTGGCATACGTTATATATTATGTTGCCAAATTTATTTTAGTCACTTTGACTGCCGTTTTCGCTCAACGAACTAAGACGAAATTTGACGATTATTTAATTCAAAATAAAACCACTAGATATACAGCTTATTTAATTCCGTTTTTCTTTATCTACAAAGCAGTTCCTGTTATTTTAGATAAATACGAATATTGGGAATCCATGTTCGGAAAAATTGTTGGAATTTATATTGTATTATTAGGATTATGGATCGTTAGAACTGTTTTTAATTCGTTACGAGATTATTTAAAACAAAAACCAGAATACAGCGACAAACCAATTGACAGCTTCGTTCAGGTTATTATGATTGTGCTTTGGATTTTTGGAGTTGCCATGATTATTTCGACTTTATTCGGAATCAAAAAAGGCGAATTGCTAACGATCTTAGGAACACTTTCGGCCATTATCATCTTAATTTTCAGAGACACAATCCTTGGTTTTGTTTCGAGTGTTCAGGTTGCTATAAACGATATGGTTCGCATTGGAGACTGGATTACGATGGATAAATTTGGTGCCGATGGAGATGTTATCGAAATCAATTTGACAACGGTAAAAGTTCGAAATTTCGATAATACCATTACCACAATTCCGACTTATGCTTTAAGTTCAGATTCATTTCAGAATTGGCGCGGAATGCAGAAATCTGATGGAAGACGTATCAAAAGACATATTTTAATAAAGAGCAGTACAATTCGTTTTTTAAACGATGAAGATTTGCATCAATTGCGAAAAGTACAGCTAATTACTTCTTACATTGATAGCCGTCAAGCCGAAATTGACAAGTACAATGATCTTAGAGGAATTGATAAAACGCTTTCTCTAAATGGTCGAAATATGACCAATTTAGGGTTGTTTAGAAAATACATTATGCAATATTTACACGATCATCCAGGATTGAACAAAAATATGCATATTATGTGCCGACAGTTGCAATCGACAGCTCATGGAGTTCCGTTAGAAATTTATGTGTTTTCAAGCGACAAACGCTGGGCAAATTATGAATATATCATGGCCGACATTTTTGATCATGTAATGGCTTCTGTGCAATATTTTGATCTTGAAATTTTTGAACTTCCTTCGAAAATTGGAAAATTAGAATAG
- a CDS encoding DinB family protein, which yields MESVILKFEKLLNENVHYFPIIDQKILEERKPKKWSKKEIIGHLVDSAVHNLVRFTEINYVDKPYQRRTYDPDALVDINKYQTMDIEELTQLWFVINKQLVRLMKTVDPKALEYEIDFGDGSLADLRFIMTDYVEHLEHHINQIKS from the coding sequence ATGGAAAGTGTTATTCTCAAATTTGAAAAATTATTGAACGAAAATGTACATTATTTTCCAATAATAGACCAGAAAATTTTAGAAGAAAGAAAACCTAAAAAATGGTCTAAGAAAGAAATTATAGGTCATTTGGTAGATTCAGCCGTCCATAATCTTGTCCGTTTTACAGAAATTAATTATGTTGACAAACCTTATCAAAGAAGAACTTACGATCCAGATGCTTTAGTAGATATAAATAAGTATCAGACAATGGATATTGAGGAGCTTACGCAATTATGGTTTGTCATAAATAAACAGCTTGTAAGACTGATGAAAACAGTTGATCCAAAAGCTTTAGAGTATGAAATTGATTTTGGCGATGGATCTCTAGCTGATTTACGGTTTATAATGACCGATTATGTAGAACATTTAGAGCATCATATTAATCAAATAAAGTCATAA
- a CDS encoding quinone oxidoreductase family protein has translation MPKYAEFEEPIASNENEVLVSVKAVAITNLDKGIASGEHYSSEKENQNGFIVGSDAIGVLENGTRVYARGISGTIAEKALVEKNRMVVLPNGIDDATAAAMPNAVAGSAMALRFRATIKPGETVLINGATGFTGQMAVQIAKHYGAKRIIVTGRNEKALESLLELGADQIISLKQNDESFISQLREIHKNTPIDIVIDYLWGHSAELILSILKGNGNFTHRTRYVSVGSMAGDTIQLSAQILRSVDLQLSGSGLGSWTKEEVKLLFSEILPEMFLLASKNILKVNIETVRLADIEKMWNAEVPDGKRLVVLV, from the coding sequence TTGCCAAAATATGCAGAATTTGAAGAACCAATTGCATCAAATGAAAATGAAGTTTTAGTTTCGGTAAAAGCCGTAGCCATCACAAATCTGGATAAAGGAATTGCAAGCGGAGAGCATTATTCTTCGGAAAAAGAAAATCAAAATGGATTTATTGTTGGAAGTGACGCAATTGGAGTTCTCGAAAATGGAACAAGAGTTTATGCTCGCGGAATCTCAGGAACAATCGCCGAAAAAGCTTTAGTAGAGAAAAACCGAATGGTAGTTTTACCAAACGGAATTGATGATGCAACAGCCGCGGCAATGCCAAATGCAGTTGCAGGTTCGGCAATGGCACTTCGTTTTAGAGCGACAATAAAACCTGGAGAAACAGTTTTAATAAATGGAGCCACTGGTTTTACGGGACAAATGGCTGTTCAAATTGCAAAACATTACGGAGCTAAAAGGATAATTGTTACAGGAAGAAATGAAAAAGCGCTTGAAAGCCTTTTAGAATTAGGTGCAGATCAAATTATATCCTTAAAACAGAATGATGAATCTTTTATTTCTCAGCTAAGAGAAATCCATAAAAACACTCCAATTGATATTGTAATTGACTATTTATGGGGACATTCAGCAGAGCTTATTCTTTCAATTTTAAAAGGAAACGGAAATTTTACGCATAGAACTAGGTATGTTTCTGTAGGTTCTATGGCTGGAGATACCATTCAATTGTCTGCACAGATTTTACGAAGTGTTGATCTTCAATTATCTGGTTCTGGATTAGGAAGTTGGACAAAAGAAGAAGTCAAATTGTTGTTTTCTGAAATACTTCCCGAAATGTTTCTCTTGGCTTCAAAAAATATACTAAAAGTAAATATTGAAACCGTTCGTTTAGCAGATATTGAGAAAATGTGGAATGCAGAAGTTCCTGACGGAAAACGTTTAGTGGTTCTTGTTTAG
- a CDS encoding translation initiation factor, with amino-acid sequence MDLKDQLKNLFPDHVETNEPEQVEEQDHVLYVQKEPMICKFEKRKGKPTTIIEGYEGSDEDFKILAKEIKTKLSVGGTFKDDSIIIQGDYRDKIMAILKEKGFKTKRVGG; translated from the coding sequence ATGGACTTAAAAGATCAATTAAAGAATCTATTTCCAGATCACGTAGAAACAAATGAACCTGAGCAAGTTGAAGAACAAGATCATGTTTTGTACGTTCAGAAAGAACCTATGATTTGTAAATTTGAAAAAAGAAAAGGAAAACCAACAACTATAATTGAAGGTTACGAAGGCTCAGATGAAGATTTTAAAATCTTAGCCAAAGAAATCAAAACCAAATTAAGCGTTGGCGGAACTTTTAAAGACGATTCGATTATAATTCAAGGCGATTACCGAGATAAAATAATGGCAATCCTTAAAGAAAAAGGATTCAAAACGAAACGAGTTGGAGGCTAA
- a CDS encoding glyoxalase, with protein sequence MEDRDTFLKEFRGETLGTVSAQSSPDEIFQNQTIRPILKLQNDLFIAVFLNYVNKNKPDFYSYSVEKKLQTIENSIQKDIKFRNSLKGIVMALFTVDEYNTYIQNSSDLNKRMMNLLIDRLKNQVQLFEVESN encoded by the coding sequence ATGGAAGATAGAGACACTTTTTTAAAAGAATTCAGAGGCGAAACTTTAGGAACCGTAAGTGCTCAATCTTCACCAGATGAGATCTTTCAAAACCAAACGATCAGACCGATTTTAAAGCTTCAAAACGATTTATTTATAGCCGTTTTTTTGAATTACGTAAACAAGAATAAACCTGATTTTTATTCTTACTCGGTTGAAAAGAAACTCCAGACAATCGAAAACTCCATTCAAAAAGACATTAAATTCAGAAATTCTTTAAAAGGAATTGTAATGGCGCTTTTTACAGTTGATGAATACAATACTTATATCCAAAATTCTTCTGATTTAAATAAACGTATGATGAATTTACTGATTGACCGATTGAAAAATCAGGTGCAGTTGTTTGAAGTGGAATCAAATTAA
- a CDS encoding alpha-ketoacid dehydrogenase subunit alpha/beta — translation MIFYRQNLSDTELLDLYKKILKPRLIEEKMLILIRQGKVSKWFSGIGQEAIAVGVTAVLDQSEYILPMHRNLGVFTTREVPLHRLFSQWQGKANGFTKGRDRSFHFGTQEYNIIGMISHLGPQLGIADGIALANKLQDNKKITAVFTGEGGTSEGDFHEALNIVAVWKLPVMFIVENNGYGLSTPTNEQYACENLADKGIGYGIESWIVDGNNIVEVYNKLSKLKKEMQEDPRPILLEFKTFRMRGHEEASGTKYVPQDLMDQWELRDPVTNYRKYLTEIGILNAEQDEQFHAEIKQEIDENWALANAEPEIEPTYSGELDDVYKPFQYEGYTHNSDSTNIRFIDAIRNGLEQSMWRHKNLVIMGQDIAEYGGAFKITEGFVDAFGKDRVRNTPICESAVISTGMGLSINGYKAIIEMQFADFVSTGFNPIVNLLAKSHYRWGEKADVVVRMPCGGGTQAGPFHSQTNEAWFTKTPGLKVVYPAFPYDAKGLLNTSINDPNPVLFFEHKLLYRSIYQDVPTDYYTIPLGKAALVKEGRSVTIISFGAAVHWALDTLAKHPEIDADLIDLRTLQPLDTETIFASVKKTGKAIIFQEDTLFGGIASDISALIMENCFEYLDAPVKRVASLDSPIPFTKALEDQFLPKNRFEQVLLELIKY, via the coding sequence ATGATTTTTTACCGACAAAACCTTTCTGACACTGAATTATTAGATTTATATAAAAAAATATTAAAGCCTAGATTGATTGAAGAAAAGATGCTAATCTTGATTCGTCAAGGAAAAGTTTCTAAATGGTTTTCTGGAATAGGGCAAGAAGCTATCGCTGTTGGTGTAACGGCTGTTTTAGATCAGTCAGAATACATACTTCCAATGCACCGAAATCTTGGTGTTTTTACAACTAGAGAAGTTCCTCTTCATCGTTTGTTTTCGCAATGGCAAGGAAAGGCAAATGGTTTTACAAAAGGACGAGACAGAAGTTTCCATTTTGGAACGCAAGAATACAATATTATAGGAATGATTTCGCATTTGGGTCCACAATTAGGAATTGCTGACGGAATCGCACTTGCAAATAAACTTCAAGACAATAAAAAAATTACGGCTGTTTTTACGGGAGAAGGCGGAACAAGCGAAGGTGATTTTCATGAAGCATTGAATATTGTCGCGGTTTGGAAACTTCCGGTAATGTTTATTGTAGAAAATAACGGTTACGGACTTTCGACACCAACTAACGAACAATATGCTTGCGAAAACCTTGCTGATAAAGGAATTGGCTACGGAATTGAAAGCTGGATCGTTGACGGAAATAATATTGTTGAAGTCTACAATAAATTGTCTAAACTTAAAAAAGAAATGCAGGAAGATCCACGCCCAATTTTGTTGGAGTTTAAGACTTTTAGAATGCGAGGACACGAAGAGGCAAGCGGCACAAAATATGTTCCTCAAGATTTAATGGACCAATGGGAACTTAGAGATCCTGTTACAAATTACAGAAAATATTTGACTGAAATTGGAATTCTAAATGCTGAACAAGACGAACAATTTCATGCTGAAATAAAACAAGAAATTGATGAAAATTGGGCATTGGCAAATGCTGAACCTGAAATCGAACCAACTTATAGTGGAGAATTAGATGATGTTTACAAACCATTTCAATATGAAGGATATACCCATAATTCTGATTCTACAAATATTCGTTTTATTGATGCTATTCGTAATGGTTTAGAGCAATCTATGTGGCGCCATAAAAACTTGGTTATTATGGGACAGGACATTGCTGAATATGGCGGAGCATTTAAAATTACAGAAGGTTTTGTTGATGCTTTTGGAAAAGATCGTGTACGGAACACACCAATTTGCGAAAGTGCTGTAATTTCAACAGGAATGGGATTATCTATAAACGGATACAAAGCAATTATAGAAATGCAATTTGCCGATTTTGTTTCTACTGGATTTAACCCAATTGTGAATCTATTAGCAAAATCTCATTATCGCTGGGGCGAAAAAGCAGATGTTGTCGTTAGAATGCCTTGCGGAGGCGGAACTCAAGCTGGTCCATTCCATTCGCAAACCAATGAAGCTTGGTTTACTAAAACTCCAGGTTTAAAAGTAGTTTATCCAGCATTTCCTTACGATGCAAAAGGTCTTTTAAATACTTCGATTAATGATCCAAATCCTGTTTTATTCTTCGAACATAAATTATTGTACAGAAGTATTTATCAAGATGTTCCAACTGACTATTACACTATTCCTTTAGGTAAAGCTGCTTTGGTTAAAGAAGGAAGATCGGTAACGATTATTTCATTTGGAGCCGCAGTTCATTGGGCTTTAGACACATTGGCGAAACATCCAGAAATTGATGCCGATTTAATAGATTTAAGAACTTTACAGCCTTTAGACACAGAAACAATTTTCGCTTCAGTTAAAAAAACAGGAAAAGCTATAATTTTTCAAGAAGACACACTGTTTGGTGGAATCGCAAGTGATATTTCGGCTTTAATTATGGAAAACTGCTTTGAGTATCTAGACGCTCCTGTAAAACGTGTAGCGAGTTTAGATTCACCTATTCCTTTTACTAAAGCACTAGAAGATCAGTTTTTACCAAAAAACAGATTTGAACAAGTTTTGTTAGAATTGATAAAATACTAA
- a CDS encoding isopenicillin N synthase family dioxygenase, translating into MQNIPSVDLRDFLSDDPKRKQKFVNEIGSAFENIGFVALKGHFLDDQLVNELYGEIRNFFALPIETKHKYEIPGIGGQRGYVSFGKEHAKGRKEGDLKEFWHFGQYVDKDSRWASEYPDNVEVTELPRFNVVGKEAYQKLEKTGVYVLRALALHLGLDEFYFDNYAKEGNSILRPIHYPPITSEPENAIRAAAHGDINLITLLMGAQGKGLQVQNHNGDWIDAIAEDDELVINVGDMLSRHTNNKLKSTIHQVVNPPRELWGTSRYSIPFFMHPVSDMRLDCLENCIDAENPKKYEDITAGEFLYERLVELGLIKK; encoded by the coding sequence ATGCAAAACATTCCTAGTGTAGACTTACGTGATTTCCTTTCGGACGACCCGAAACGTAAACAAAAATTTGTAAATGAAATCGGCAGTGCATTTGAAAACATTGGCTTCGTAGCCTTAAAAGGTCATTTCCTTGATGATCAATTGGTAAACGAACTTTATGGTGAAATTAGAAACTTTTTCGCCTTGCCAATAGAAACTAAGCATAAATATGAAATTCCTGGAATCGGCGGACAGAGAGGTTATGTTTCTTTTGGAAAAGAGCATGCTAAAGGACGTAAAGAAGGAGACTTAAAAGAATTTTGGCACTTTGGCCAATACGTTGACAAAGATTCAAGATGGGCTTCAGAATACCCAGACAATGTTGAAGTTACCGAATTACCACGTTTTAATGTAGTTGGTAAAGAAGCGTATCAAAAATTGGAGAAAACAGGGGTTTATGTTTTAAGAGCTTTGGCTTTACATTTAGGTCTAGATGAGTTTTATTTTGATAATTATGCAAAAGAAGGAAACTCAATTTTAAGACCAATCCACTATCCTCCTATTACTTCTGAACCAGAAAATGCGATTCGCGCAGCTGCTCACGGCGATATCAACTTAATTACTTTGTTGATGGGAGCTCAGGGTAAAGGTTTACAAGTTCAAAATCATAATGGCGACTGGATTGATGCTATTGCTGAAGATGATGAATTAGTAATCAATGTTGGTGATATGTTGTCTAGACACACCAACAATAAATTAAAATCTACAATTCACCAAGTGGTAAATCCACCAAGAGAATTGTGGGGAACTTCACGTTATTCAATTCCATTTTTTATGCATCCTGTTAGCGATATGCGCTTAGATTGTCTTGAAAATTGTATTGATGCTGAAAACCCAAAGAAATACGAAGATATTACTGCGGGCGAATTCTTATACGAACGTTTAGTGGAGCTAGGTTTAATCAAAAAATAG